In one window of Arthrobacter pascens DNA:
- a CDS encoding DUF4395 domain-containing protein codes for MSNSTGTQPPAVGDSQVSPAPVSPEKVRPETVRAGVDWRAVFAFPNPVNEYAARITAALVVLLAIITLLSGSGWGLLAIALGFWLRVLFGPRISPLALLSVKVLAPRLGRARLVPGPPKRFAQGMGAFVSSAALVLFVAGALPAAWIALAVLIVAASLEAFAGFCLGCVIFGMLQRRGLIPEDVCEACNNISLRQS; via the coding sequence ATGAGCAACTCCACCGGTACACAGCCCCCGGCTGTAGGTGACAGTCAGGTCAGTCCTGCGCCTGTCAGTCCTGAAAAAGTCCGTCCTGAAACGGTTCGGGCCGGTGTGGACTGGCGGGCCGTGTTCGCGTTTCCCAACCCGGTCAACGAATACGCGGCCCGCATCACCGCGGCTTTGGTGGTGCTGTTGGCCATCATCACGCTGCTTTCCGGCTCAGGATGGGGCCTGCTGGCCATCGCGCTGGGATTCTGGCTGCGGGTGCTTTTCGGGCCACGGATCTCGCCGCTGGCCCTGCTCTCGGTCAAGGTCCTCGCACCGCGCCTTGGGAGGGCACGCCTGGTCCCGGGGCCGCCCAAGCGCTTTGCCCAGGGAATGGGGGCGTTCGTTTCCTCGGCCGCGCTGGTCCTGTTCGTGGCAGGCGCGCTTCCCGCCGCATGGATTGCCCTGGCAGTTCTGATCGTGGCGGCGTCACTGGAGGCGTTTGCCGGATTCTGCCTTGGATGCGTGATTTTCGGGATGCTCCAGCGCCGTGGCCTGATCCCCGAGGATGTCTGCGAAGCCTGCAACAACATCTCACTCAGGCAGTCGTAA
- a CDS encoding ADP-ribosylglycohydrolase family protein: MSIDPGPVTAPSLESRIHGCLLGGALGDSLGYAVEFDSIEAIRGRFGVEGLRDFSALDGGSHFSDDTQMTLYTVDGLVEALEWANSGVGADVNACLWLAYLRWLASQGEAVPPSAPVPQPRWIDSQEVLRHRRAPGNACLSGLATGEMGTVFRPVNPESKGCGTVMRSAPFGLVPHITPDAVYKLSADAAALTHGHPSARQSAGIFSLLIHRLVAGDTLPAAADAVLAEVHSLEGAAPELQERLDAAVRMASSGPAAPEDLVRELGEGWVAEEALAVGLYAVLATASGPDGSMAGNLDFGPQDHFRAAVALAVNHSGDSDSTGSIAGNILGAYYGEACLPEQWLEALEAPDVIRSMGDQLVAVTTA; encoded by the coding sequence ATGAGCATCGATCCTGGCCCTGTGACAGCGCCTTCGTTGGAATCCCGCATACACGGCTGCCTCCTGGGCGGCGCCCTGGGAGACTCGCTCGGCTACGCCGTCGAGTTCGATTCGATCGAGGCGATCCGCGGCCGTTTCGGCGTCGAAGGTCTGCGGGATTTTTCAGCGCTCGACGGCGGCAGCCACTTTTCGGACGACACCCAGATGACGCTGTACACAGTAGACGGACTGGTGGAGGCGCTAGAGTGGGCCAACTCCGGCGTGGGTGCCGATGTTAACGCCTGCCTGTGGCTCGCCTATCTTCGCTGGCTCGCCAGCCAGGGTGAGGCCGTACCGCCATCCGCTCCGGTTCCGCAGCCCCGGTGGATCGACAGCCAGGAGGTCCTCAGGCACCGCCGGGCCCCGGGAAATGCCTGCCTGAGCGGGCTGGCTACCGGAGAGATGGGGACGGTTTTCCGCCCTGTCAATCCGGAGTCGAAGGGCTGCGGCACGGTGATGCGGTCCGCACCGTTCGGCCTCGTTCCGCATATAACGCCCGACGCCGTCTACAAGTTGAGCGCTGATGCCGCGGCACTGACGCACGGACATCCCTCAGCCCGGCAGAGTGCCGGCATTTTCAGCCTCCTGATTCATCGCCTGGTTGCCGGTGACACCCTGCCCGCGGCCGCCGACGCGGTCCTGGCGGAGGTCCATAGCCTTGAAGGCGCGGCTCCCGAACTGCAGGAACGGCTGGACGCCGCGGTCCGCATGGCCTCCTCAGGCCCGGCTGCTCCGGAGGACCTTGTGCGGGAACTGGGCGAGGGCTGGGTCGCCGAGGAGGCGCTCGCCGTCGGGCTTTACGCCGTTCTGGCAACGGCATCCGGGCCTGACGGCAGTATGGCCGGGAACCTGGACTTTGGGCCCCAGGACCATTTCCGGGCGGCTGTCGCCCTGGCGGTCAACCACAGCGGCGACAGCGACTCAACGGGTTCCATCGCGGGAAACATCCTGGGAGCCTATTACGGCGAGGCCTGCCTGCCGGAGCAGTGGCTGGAAGCCCTTGAGGCCCCTGACGTCATCCGCAGCATGGGCGATCAGCTGGTGGCTGTTACGACTGCCTGA
- a CDS encoding MIP/aquaporin family protein — MTTPVPVHHAPDAGLPAGVAAEPRYGLVPRLAAEAFGSLFLVVAGLGVPLFSIPQSSPIPAALAGGLAVTAAMFAFGYVSGGHFNPAVTVGNAVAGRIRLGEAAAYIGAQLVGGLLGALTLFGILRTLPSIQDSRTAFDTVTAGFGEHSIIQAPLAGVLLLEVLGAAILVAIFLGTTAGKNLNTAAAPVAVGLGFAVLLQLGQSVGNAPFNPARATASALFSSSWSLEQLWVFWVAPLVGAAIAGLVFRGFAEAPAAVAAPGAPADVLEDAFEDGEDADDESGEEEDSLTGGGKGVPAEETVPSEVNVPSEQNGPSAVNVPSADGVPSGGAGSGRNEAQDFFEGKRS, encoded by the coding sequence ATGACTACCCCTGTGCCCGTCCACCACGCACCCGACGCCGGGCTGCCAGCCGGCGTTGCTGCCGAACCGCGCTACGGACTGGTGCCCAGGCTGGCGGCAGAAGCCTTCGGCAGCCTGTTCCTGGTGGTCGCCGGCCTTGGCGTACCGCTGTTCTCGATCCCGCAGTCCAGTCCCATACCCGCAGCCCTCGCCGGAGGCCTTGCTGTCACCGCCGCCATGTTTGCCTTTGGCTACGTATCCGGCGGTCATTTCAACCCGGCAGTGACGGTGGGTAACGCGGTCGCCGGCCGGATCCGGCTCGGGGAAGCGGCGGCCTACATCGGCGCGCAGCTCGTGGGGGGCCTGCTTGGTGCTCTTACGCTGTTCGGCATCCTTCGCACCCTGCCCAGCATCCAGGACAGCCGGACTGCGTTCGACACCGTGACGGCGGGCTTCGGCGAGCACTCCATCATCCAGGCTCCGCTTGCGGGCGTCCTCCTGCTCGAAGTGCTCGGCGCCGCGATCCTGGTGGCCATTTTCCTGGGCACCACAGCGGGGAAGAACCTCAACACGGCAGCTGCCCCCGTCGCCGTTGGCCTTGGGTTCGCCGTCCTGCTCCAGCTGGGCCAGTCCGTGGGCAACGCTCCATTCAACCCGGCCCGTGCCACGGCCTCTGCCCTGTTCAGTTCAAGCTGGTCCCTGGAACAGCTTTGGGTGTTCTGGGTTGCACCACTCGTGGGCGCTGCCATTGCCGGACTGGTCTTCCGCGGCTTCGCCGAAGCACCGGCTGCAGTGGCTGCCCCGGGCGCCCCCGCAGATGTGCTCGAGGACGCCTTCGAGGACGGTGAAGACGCCGACGACGAATCCGGGGAGGAAGAAGACAGCCTGACCGGTGGGGGTAAGGGTGTTCCTGCGGAGGAGACGGTTCCCTCAGAGGTCAACGTTCCTTCAGAGCAAAACGGTCCCTCGGCGGTCAACGTTCCTTCAGCTGACGGCGTTCCGTCCGGAGGAGCGGGCTCCGGACGTAACGAAGCGCAGGATTTCTTCGAGGGAAAGCGCAGCTAG
- a CDS encoding exonuclease SbcCD subunit D, whose product MRLLHTSDWHLGRSFHGVGMLDAQRSFVDQLVTAVSEHQVDVVLIAGDVYDRALPGVDVVGLLDDALVRLTAAGAKVMLTSGNHDSAIRLGFASRLLERGGVHLRTRLADLDQPLLLPLGDRPHGECQDSDSVLAIYGIPWLEPRLVAEQLGVETASHFEVTRAATSLIRQDLERRRAGRTVHSVVLAHTFASGGISSDSERDLSIGGVGAVPLDLFDGFSYTALGHLHGRQSLSPQVRYSGSPLAYSFSEAAHIKGSWLIDVGPEGVTGISELDWKAPRQLAVLRGELSELLESLDHGWAVEAYCQITLTDVQRPARAMERLRARFPDTLVLGFDPQGASAKAISSYSSRLAEAQDDLSVCCGFLEHVRGREADDAERAALASALENVRLQEASQ is encoded by the coding sequence ATGCGGTTATTGCACACATCGGACTGGCATCTGGGCCGGTCGTTCCACGGGGTTGGAATGCTGGACGCCCAGCGGTCCTTCGTCGACCAGCTCGTCACCGCTGTCTCCGAGCACCAGGTTGACGTCGTCCTGATTGCCGGTGACGTCTACGACCGCGCACTGCCGGGGGTGGACGTCGTCGGCCTGCTGGATGATGCCCTGGTCCGGCTGACCGCAGCCGGGGCGAAGGTGATGCTGACCAGCGGCAACCACGACTCCGCTATCAGGCTGGGCTTTGCGTCCCGCCTGCTCGAACGTGGCGGCGTGCATCTCCGGACCCGGCTGGCCGACCTGGACCAGCCACTGCTCCTGCCGCTTGGAGACAGGCCGCATGGAGAGTGCCAGGATTCGGATTCCGTGCTTGCCATCTACGGCATCCCTTGGCTGGAACCCCGCCTCGTCGCGGAGCAGCTGGGCGTTGAAACGGCCAGCCATTTTGAGGTGACTCGGGCGGCCACCAGCCTGATCCGTCAGGATCTGGAGCGCCGAAGAGCAGGCAGGACCGTCCACTCGGTGGTGCTGGCGCATACATTCGCGAGCGGAGGCATCAGCTCGGACAGTGAGCGGGACCTCAGCATCGGGGGAGTAGGCGCAGTCCCGCTGGACCTTTTTGACGGCTTCAGCTACACAGCCCTGGGCCATCTTCATGGCAGGCAGTCACTTTCCCCGCAGGTACGGTACTCGGGTTCTCCCCTGGCCTACTCCTTCTCAGAGGCCGCTCACATCAAGGGCAGCTGGCTCATCGACGTCGGACCTGAGGGGGTAACGGGCATTTCTGAACTTGACTGGAAAGCACCCCGGCAGCTGGCAGTGCTGCGCGGAGAACTTTCCGAACTTCTGGAATCCCTGGACCACGGCTGGGCGGTGGAAGCCTACTGCCAGATCACCCTGACCGATGTGCAAAGGCCGGCCCGGGCCATGGAGCGGCTGCGCGCCCGCTTCCCGGATACGCTGGTCCTCGGGTTCGATCCGCAGGGTGCTTCGGCCAAAGCTATTTCGAGCTACAGCAGCAGGCTGGCCGAAGCCCAGGACGATCTCTCCGTCTGCTGCGGCTTTCTCGAACACGTCCGCGGGCGGGAAGCCGACGACGCCGAGCGCGCAGCCCTCGCCTCAGCACTGGAAAACGTCCGTCTCCAGGAGGCTTCGCAATGA
- a CDS encoding AAA family ATPase — protein sequence MRIHRLKISAFGPFAGSEEVDFDRLSSHGLFLLNGPTGAGKTSVLDAICFALYGSVPGARQDAKRLRSDHAEPAMEPAVSCEFSAQGRHFEVTRSPAWDKPSARGRNGFTTQQAKTLLRERVGGAWTEKSGRNDEAGAEITGLLGMDREQFTRVVMLPQGDFAAFLRSKAADRLELLQKLFGTRRFEAVEQELTLRAQAARNDVARLNGELDLLAARAESEASALGLDDSAGPSLEDVPARMGWLQAAVGERSIELAAAAEEAEALSRLRAGKLESELSRMDRQRRLAAAIARQTAAEAALPVLEARAIRLEQHRRAEVLSGQLRAVDNSEAQLRHAAGAMESALTLLRMAAGEDPELAQLDLATLDAKTSGTMPNAMVAELNRLRSLLAVVEARLPDEERLRSLAARSAALEKKQEEVAAAEIKLSEQLVTLRAEHAALSGGLAPLEELASAAVLRAKEATAAEELLDVVRRFRSALAAEDLAKERHGASREVHLEAKKRWLDRREERLANAAAELASQLEDGAACPVCGSADHPALAEGASSALGLGQAEETARTAFETAEAQLGLASKQLTDASQQVAVLAGQGGDTPEEEALRIASVSRGAAEGSQQAAVELAELRQRLESVEARIEAAEASRSSARTEHAQVTSARSEVLDQRGSLDEALTELRAGHRSLTHRLRSLQEAAGTLEKAVESQAQLVKAKTRAAEAHEQLELALPDAGFSTAEDARAQLLDKNEAASLQEEVRAGHDEQARIAELFASDDLVLALKEQEENLVGDESGLDELRANAAQARQEARDAGLAAGLASRCLQSLTAISRDYEELASSGRAPMERAQLLTALADAAAGRGENSYRMSLNSYVLAARLEQVALAASERLVAMSDGRYLLQHSDAKAARGAKSGLGLEVVDQWTGHRRDTSTLSGGESFMASLSLALGLADVVQQESGGIQIDTLFVDEGFGSLDEQSLEQVMDALEGLRDGGRVVGLVSHVGEMKQRIGTQLQVVKGRNGSTLHISDAADRMP from the coding sequence ATGAGGATCCACCGCCTGAAGATTTCGGCATTCGGGCCCTTTGCCGGCTCCGAGGAGGTCGACTTCGACCGGCTCAGCAGTCACGGGCTCTTTCTCCTTAACGGCCCCACAGGTGCTGGCAAGACCAGCGTACTGGACGCGATTTGCTTTGCCCTCTACGGGTCAGTACCCGGCGCACGCCAGGATGCCAAGCGCCTTCGGAGCGACCACGCGGAGCCAGCCATGGAACCGGCTGTCAGCTGCGAATTCTCCGCCCAGGGGCGGCACTTCGAGGTAACGAGGTCTCCTGCCTGGGACAAGCCAAGCGCCCGCGGCAGGAACGGCTTCACCACCCAGCAGGCCAAGACCCTTCTCCGGGAACGGGTCGGGGGTGCCTGGACAGAGAAGTCGGGCCGCAATGACGAGGCCGGTGCGGAAATAACCGGACTCCTGGGTATGGACCGGGAACAATTCACCCGAGTGGTGATGCTGCCCCAGGGTGACTTCGCAGCCTTCCTCCGCTCCAAGGCGGCTGACCGGCTGGAGCTGCTGCAGAAACTCTTCGGGACCCGGCGGTTTGAAGCCGTGGAACAGGAACTGACGCTACGGGCGCAGGCTGCCAGGAACGATGTGGCGCGCCTGAACGGTGAGCTGGACCTGCTGGCGGCGAGGGCCGAATCCGAGGCGTCCGCCCTTGGCCTCGATGACTCCGCCGGTCCGTCATTGGAGGACGTTCCGGCCAGGATGGGCTGGCTGCAGGCTGCCGTCGGGGAACGGTCCATCGAGCTGGCGGCGGCGGCAGAGGAGGCAGAAGCCCTGAGCCGGCTGCGGGCAGGCAAGCTGGAGAGCGAGCTCTCGCGCATGGACCGGCAGCGAAGACTTGCCGCCGCCATTGCCCGTCAAACTGCGGCTGAAGCAGCATTGCCTGTCCTTGAAGCCCGGGCCATCCGTCTCGAACAGCACCGCCGGGCTGAAGTCCTCAGCGGCCAGCTTCGTGCCGTCGACAACAGCGAGGCCCAGCTGCGCCATGCGGCCGGAGCCATGGAATCGGCGCTGACGCTGCTGCGGATGGCCGCGGGGGAGGATCCCGAGCTGGCGCAGCTGGACCTCGCTACGCTGGATGCCAAAACGTCCGGAACCATGCCCAATGCCATGGTCGCGGAACTCAACCGGCTTCGTTCCCTGCTGGCCGTTGTAGAGGCCAGGCTGCCGGATGAGGAGCGGCTCCGCTCCCTTGCTGCCAGGAGCGCAGCTCTGGAGAAGAAGCAGGAGGAAGTTGCAGCGGCTGAAATCAAACTCAGTGAGCAGCTCGTGACTCTCCGGGCCGAACATGCAGCCTTGTCCGGTGGCCTTGCACCGCTTGAGGAGCTGGCTTCCGCGGCCGTCCTTCGTGCGAAGGAAGCCACGGCGGCGGAGGAATTGCTTGACGTTGTCCGCCGCTTCCGCTCGGCCCTCGCAGCAGAGGACCTGGCAAAGGAGCGGCACGGCGCGTCCCGGGAGGTACATCTTGAGGCGAAGAAGCGCTGGCTTGACCGCCGGGAAGAAAGACTTGCCAATGCCGCCGCCGAACTGGCCAGTCAGTTGGAAGACGGGGCAGCCTGTCCTGTCTGCGGCAGCGCGGATCATCCGGCGCTGGCGGAGGGAGCCTCCTCCGCCCTTGGTCTCGGCCAGGCCGAGGAGACTGCCCGCACGGCTTTTGAGACCGCCGAGGCCCAGCTCGGACTGGCCAGCAAACAGCTGACTGATGCCAGCCAGCAGGTGGCAGTTCTCGCCGGCCAGGGCGGGGACACCCCGGAAGAAGAAGCCCTCCGGATCGCGTCGGTTTCCCGCGGCGCCGCGGAAGGCTCACAGCAGGCAGCGGTGGAACTCGCGGAACTGCGGCAGCGCCTGGAATCCGTGGAGGCGAGGATTGAAGCCGCCGAGGCTTCCAGGAGCAGCGCCCGGACAGAACACGCCCAGGTAACCTCTGCCCGGTCGGAGGTACTGGACCAGCGGGGCTCCCTTGACGAAGCACTGACCGAGCTCCGCGCCGGTCATCGCAGCCTCACGCACCGCCTGCGTTCCCTGCAGGAAGCTGCCGGCACGCTCGAGAAGGCCGTGGAGTCTCAGGCCCAACTGGTGAAGGCCAAAACCCGGGCTGCCGAGGCACATGAGCAGCTGGAGCTAGCCTTGCCGGACGCCGGATTCAGCACGGCCGAAGATGCCAGGGCACAGCTGCTGGACAAGAACGAGGCAGCGTCACTGCAAGAGGAGGTGCGGGCCGGCCACGATGAACAGGCCCGGATTGCCGAGCTCTTTGCCTCCGATGACTTGGTGCTGGCCCTGAAGGAGCAGGAGGAAAACCTGGTAGGGGACGAATCCGGGCTGGATGAACTGCGCGCGAACGCGGCGCAGGCGCGGCAGGAGGCCCGCGATGCCGGCCTTGCCGCAGGATTGGCCTCACGGTGTCTGCAATCGCTCACCGCCATCAGCCGCGACTATGAGGAGCTGGCCAGCTCCGGCCGCGCTCCCATGGAACGTGCGCAGCTGCTTACGGCCTTGGCAGATGCGGCAGCAGGCCGCGGAGAAAACTCCTACCGCATGAGCCTGAACAGCTACGTCCTGGCGGCGCGGCTCGAGCAGGTGGCGCTGGCAGCCTCCGAACGCCTCGTGGCCATGAGCGACGGCCGCTACCTGCTGCAGCACAGCGACGCCAAGGCAGCCCGGGGCGCAAAATCCGGGCTGGGCCTGGAAGTTGTGGACCAGTGGACAGGACATCGCAGGGATACCTCAACCCTGTCCGGCGGGGAGTCCTTCATGGCGTCCCTTTCCCTGGCGCTGGGCCTCGCCGACGTCGTCCAACAGGAATCGGGGGGTATCCAGATCGATACCCTGTTCGTGGACGAGGGGTTCGGCAGCCTGGACGAGCAGTCCCTGGAACAGGTGATGGACGCCCTGGAAGGCCTCCGTGATGGCGGCCGGGTTGTGGGCCTCGTGAGCCATGTGGGGGAGATGAAACAGCGCATCGGCACCCAGTTGCAGGTGGTCAAGGGCCGCAACGGGTCCACGCTTCACATCTCCGACGCTGCGGACCGTATGCCCTGA
- a CDS encoding VOC family protein — protein sequence MNPIERQIGIVFVPVSDLQKSRDWYCDLLGVPADGDILQDHLYVLPMQGPSLILDSKIFSEDAVFQVPAVALTTANVHAAHKYLKSKSTEVMDIQFDKWFNFKDPDGNLLMICQ from the coding sequence ATGAACCCGATAGAACGCCAAATAGGCATAGTATTCGTTCCGGTTAGTGACCTTCAGAAATCCCGCGACTGGTATTGCGATCTGCTGGGGGTTCCTGCCGATGGGGACATCCTGCAGGACCACCTGTACGTCCTGCCTATGCAAGGGCCGTCACTCATTCTCGACAGCAAGATCTTTTCCGAGGATGCAGTTTTCCAAGTTCCCGCCGTCGCACTCACCACTGCGAACGTCCACGCGGCGCACAAGTACCTAAAAAGTAAGAGTACTGAGGTGATGGACATTCAGTTCGACAAATGGTTCAACTTCAAAGACCCTGACGGAAACTTGCTGATGATTTGCCAATAG
- a CDS encoding MFS transporter, with product MNPSTLPPHSLPAPLRDQDAPATRTTGRFARLPVLAGRSFIPLGLLARLPLAMLTVGALTLVTSATGSYAVGGTAAGAVGIGSALGAPVLGSLADRRGQRPVLLAAAVLNAAAVVTLIAAASVMPAADGFPAAVLAAAFAAGASCPQVGPLARVRWMALTSRGGPGSTQDLDTALSYESTADEITFVLGPALVGILASLVAPWLPLALAAALTVTLVPAFAVHRTHAAVAPDKAVSPNKADAAVARPRTAGSPAPRIPAAAVLPVLAMVCMGTFFGSTQTALSSFSASIATSELAGLLYAVMGLSSAAAALSVAYWPPGLTASARWVISAALMAVLAFLLLIPVTAGGMVAVLLILGLPVGPVMVTVFATGGLVAPPGRLGTVMTALASGIVAGTAVGSSVAGQLAQVHGYSAAFLVPAGAATGLFLLGAASAVVLRGRRA from the coding sequence TTGAACCCTTCAACCCTCCCGCCCCACAGCCTGCCAGCACCCCTCCGTGATCAGGACGCCCCCGCCACCCGGACCACCGGCCGGTTTGCGCGGCTCCCCGTCCTCGCTGGCCGCAGCTTCATTCCACTGGGCCTGCTTGCGCGCCTCCCGCTTGCGATGCTCACCGTCGGTGCTCTGACCCTTGTGACGTCCGCCACCGGGTCCTATGCCGTGGGCGGTACAGCCGCCGGCGCGGTGGGAATCGGATCCGCCCTCGGCGCGCCCGTGCTCGGTTCGCTCGCAGACCGCCGGGGCCAACGTCCGGTCCTGCTCGCAGCAGCGGTGCTGAATGCGGCCGCTGTTGTGACCCTTATTGCAGCTGCCTCCGTCATGCCGGCGGCCGACGGCTTCCCGGCGGCGGTGCTTGCCGCTGCGTTCGCTGCGGGAGCAAGCTGCCCCCAGGTGGGACCGCTGGCACGCGTGCGCTGGATGGCACTTACTTCCCGAGGCGGGCCGGGCAGCACCCAAGACTTGGACACGGCCCTGTCATACGAGAGCACGGCTGATGAAATCACTTTTGTCCTGGGCCCTGCCCTGGTGGGAATCCTCGCCAGCCTTGTGGCTCCATGGCTGCCGCTAGCCCTGGCTGCCGCACTGACCGTCACGTTGGTCCCAGCTTTCGCCGTCCATCGCACCCACGCCGCCGTGGCCCCTGACAAAGCGGTCTCCCCGAACAAAGCGGACGCAGCCGTAGCCCGGCCGCGGACCGCGGGCAGCCCGGCTCCGAGAATCCCCGCAGCCGCCGTCCTGCCGGTCCTGGCCATGGTCTGCATGGGCACCTTTTTTGGTTCAACTCAGACAGCTCTCAGCTCCTTTTCCGCCAGTATTGCCACGTCCGAGCTAGCGGGTCTGCTGTACGCCGTGATGGGGCTGAGTTCGGCTGCGGCCGCGCTGTCAGTGGCCTACTGGCCGCCCGGTCTGACAGCTTCCGCCCGATGGGTGATCAGCGCAGCCCTGATGGCCGTCCTGGCCTTTCTCCTGCTGATACCAGTGACAGCCGGAGGCATGGTGGCTGTGCTACTCATCCTGGGACTTCCCGTGGGGCCGGTGATGGTCACGGTCTTTGCTACCGGCGGGCTCGTGGCACCGCCGGGACGCCTCGGAACTGTGATGACCGCGCTTGCCAGCGGAATCGTTGCCGGGACGGCTGTGGGGTCCTCGGTGGCCGGCCAGCTCGCGCAGGTCCACGGCTACTCAGCCGCTTTTCTCGTCCCTGCCGGGGCTGCGACGGGCCTGTTCCTGCTCGGCGCTGCCTCCGCCGTCGTACTCCGCGGCCGGCGGGCATAA
- a CDS encoding IclR family transcriptional regulator — protein MNPIASAPAGAAQAQASPSQTLSRGIRALEIMAAAQSPLTIAELADAMGVHRSVAYRILRTLEDHSLLVRDDAGRVQPGPGLAVLARGVSRNLQTAALPELTQLANTLGMTAFVTVWDHQDCITLVTVEPRHSGATVAQHPGTRHPINAGAPGIAIQSALTEAEWNQLGTGIAYRPEAAEARKAGYSSSHDEVIAGVSSLAAPVRIPGGRPAALAVVYIRSAHDPATVGMALAESAARIERQLA, from the coding sequence ATGAACCCCATAGCCTCCGCACCTGCAGGAGCAGCGCAAGCCCAGGCCTCACCGTCGCAGACCCTGTCGAGGGGAATCCGCGCACTGGAGATCATGGCTGCCGCCCAGAGCCCGCTAACCATCGCAGAGCTCGCTGACGCCATGGGCGTGCACCGCTCCGTGGCCTATCGGATCCTGCGCACGCTGGAGGACCATTCGCTCCTGGTACGCGACGATGCCGGCCGCGTGCAGCCGGGACCCGGGCTCGCAGTGCTGGCTCGCGGTGTTTCCCGGAATCTGCAGACGGCTGCCCTGCCCGAGCTCACGCAGCTGGCCAACACCCTGGGCATGACGGCCTTCGTGACGGTGTGGGACCATCAGGATTGCATCACGCTGGTGACGGTGGAACCACGGCATTCCGGGGCCACCGTGGCCCAGCATCCAGGCACCAGGCACCCCATCAATGCAGGCGCACCGGGTATCGCCATCCAGTCTGCGCTGACCGAAGCCGAATGGAACCAGCTGGGCACCGGGATCGCCTACAGGCCCGAAGCCGCTGAAGCCCGCAAGGCCGGCTACTCCTCCAGCCATGATGAAGTCATCGCCGGGGTTTCATCGCTCGCTGCTCCGGTCCGGATTCCTGGCGGACGGCCGGCTGCGCTCGCCGTTGTCTATATCCGCTCTGCTCATGACCCTGCCACTGTGGGAATGGCCCTCGCTGAAAGTGCCGCCCGGATCGAACGCCAGCTGGCGTGA
- a CDS encoding flavin reductase family protein → MMISKSRNPAEHPAAGRTPDARSHHHFRGSLGRFATGVAIVTFDGATKRHGITVNSFTSVSMEPPLVLVSIARSSKAHDELAGRPFTVNILGAEQRQLAMLFAGRPGPDPVWVEGRMAPRLSGVLAYFECRPWAAYDGGDHTLYVGEVADFDYRSGDALAFANGSFTTLPESQLGMEDLL, encoded by the coding sequence ATGATGATTTCGAAGTCCCGGAACCCGGCGGAGCATCCCGCTGCCGGCCGGACACCGGACGCACGGTCCCACCACCACTTCCGCGGCAGCCTGGGCCGGTTTGCCACGGGGGTTGCCATCGTGACGTTCGATGGTGCAACCAAGCGCCACGGGATCACGGTGAACTCCTTCACTTCGGTGTCCATGGAGCCGCCGCTGGTCCTCGTCAGCATCGCACGCAGCTCCAAGGCCCACGATGAGCTGGCCGGCCGGCCCTTCACCGTCAACATCCTGGGCGCCGAGCAACGTCAGCTGGCCATGTTATTCGCCGGCAGGCCGGGCCCCGACCCGGTGTGGGTGGAAGGGCGGATGGCCCCGCGGCTCTCCGGCGTGCTGGCCTACTTCGAGTGCAGGCCGTGGGCGGCTTACGACGGAGGCGACCACACCCTGTACGTGGGAGAGGTGGCTGACTTCGACTACCGCAGCGGCGATGCGCTGGCCTTCGCCAACGGCAGCTTCACTACCCTCCCGGAGAGCCAGCTCGGCATGGAAGACCTCCTCTGA